Proteins found in one Macadamia integrifolia cultivar HAES 741 unplaced genomic scaffold, SCU_Mint_v3 scaffold2055, whole genome shotgun sequence genomic segment:
- the LOC122065587 gene encoding salutaridine reductase-like — protein sequence MTGTNTNSASKRLAVVTGANKGIGLEICRQLASNGVAVVLTARDENRGVEAVEKLKGSGLSDVVFHQLEVTDPASIASLALFIKTQFGKLDILVNNAGVNGAIFDDAGLAAIMAVGDSQEVRAAKFKQLARQTCETGLECLQVNYYGTKKVTEALLPLLQLSDSPRIVNVSSSQGKLQRISHTWVKEVLSDIDGLTEERVDEALTKYLKDFREGLIDTQGWPAYSISKAALNTYTRILSKKLPKFRINCVGPGFVKTDLNCNTGEFTVEEGAAGPVKLALLTDDGPSGLFFYQKEVSSF from the exons ATGACAGGCACCAACACAAACTCTGCATCAAAGAG ATTGGCAGTTGTTACGGGGGCCAATAAGGGGATTGGATTGGAGATATGTCGCCAGTTAGCCTCCAACGGTGTAGCAGTGGTTTTGACAGCCAGAGATGAGAACAGAGGTGTTGAAGCTGTTGAGAAGCTCAAAGGGTCTGGACTATCTGATGTGGTTTTTCATCAACTGGAAGTGACGGACCCTGCTAGTATCGCTTCCCTTGCTCTCTTCATCAAAACCCAGTTTGGAAAGCTTGATATCTTG GTGAACAACGCAGGTGTCAATGGAGCCATATTTGATGATGCTGGTCTCGCAGCAATAATGGCAGTGGGTGATTCT CAAGAAGTTAGGGCAGCTAAATTTAAGCAACTGGCAAGGCAAACTTGTGAGACGGGCCTGGAATGTCTACAAGTGAACTACTATGGCACCAAAAAAGTGACTGAagcacttcttcctctccttcagtTATCGGATTCGCCAAGAATTGTGaatgtttcttcttctcaagGGAAGCTACAG AGAATCTCACACACCTGGGTTAAAGAAGTGCTAAGTGATATAGATGGTCTCACAGAAGAGAGAGTGGATGAGGCACTGACCAAGTATCTAAAGGATTTCAGGGAGGGTTTAATAGATACTCAAGGCTGGCCTGCCTATAGTATATCCAAAGCAGCTTTGAATACCTACACAAGGATTCTATCAAAAAAGTTGCCCAAATTCCGGATAAATTGTGTTGGCCCGGGTTTTGTTAAGACTGACCTTAACTGCAACACAGGAGAATTTACTGTTGAAGAAGGTGCAGCAGGTCCTGTAAAGTTGGCTTTGTTGACTGATGATGGCCCTTCTGGGCTATTCTTTTATCAGAAGGAAGTGTCTTCTTTCTGA
- the LOC122065588 gene encoding cytochrome c-type biogenesis protein CcmE homolog, mitochondrial-like has protein sequence MASRFCLRFRSRLQSTLSQFSAHRASPFIAVPESLLSITSPSNLSVIPVEFSFSSAGIRYLSTLNRQPVRKRTVDIGARARQLQNRRLWTYALTFSCIAGFIVIVLNNFQDQLVFYVTPTDAMEKYSTNPSKNKFRLGGLVLEGSVTQPASSPDMEFVVTDLITDILVRYQGSLPDLFREGHSVVVEGFVRPFSGEPKEKLASSARRVSAKALSGDCYFAATEVLAKHDEKYMPQEVAAAIEKNKAKIEAEAVAESGQGRARVA, from the coding sequence ATGGCTTCCAGGTTTTGCTTACGATTCAGATCTCGTCTTCAAAGCACTCTTTCGCAATTCTCCGCCCATCGCGCCTCCCCCTTCATCGCCGTTCCTGAATCTCTACTGTCAATTACTTCTCCATCTAATCTTTCTGTCATTCCCGTCGAATTTTCCTTCTCAAGTGCTGGAATTCGGTATCTATCGACCCTCAATCGGCAACCAGTTCGCAAACGAACCGTTGACATCGGTGCCAGAGCTCGTCAGCTTCAGAACCGCCGCCTCTGGACTTACGCACTCACCTTCAGTTGCATAGCCGGGTTTATTGTAATCGTCTTGAACAATTTCCAGGACCAATTGGTGTTCTATGTCACACCTACTGATGCCATGGAGAAGTACTCTACAAACCcttcgaagaacaagttcaggTTAGGTGGGTTGGTTCTGGAAGGGAGCGTGACCCAGCCGGCTTCGTCTCCTGATATGGAGTTTGTGGTCACAGACTTGATCACTGATATCTTGGTACGTTACCAGGGTTCACTCCCTGATTTGTTTAGGGAAGGGCACTCTGTGGTTGTTGAGGGATTCGTTCGTCCATTCTCGGGGGAGCCTAAGGAGAAGCTGGCATCGTCAGCGAGGCGTGTGTCTGCTAAGGCCTTGAGTGGAGATTGTTATTTCGCGGCAACTGAGGTTCTCGCGAAGCACGACGAGAAGTATATGCCACAGGAGGTTGCCGCGGCGATAGAGAAAAATAAAGCCAAAATTGAGGCCGAGGCCGTGGCCGAGTCTGGGCAAGGAAGAGCCAGAGTAGCTTGA
- the LOC122065586 gene encoding (+)-neomenthol dehydrogenase-like, which translates to MTGTNTNSASKRLAVVTGANKGIGLEICRQLASNGVAVVLTARDENRGVEAVEKLKGSGLSDVVFHQLEVTDPASIASLALFIKTQFGKLDILVNNAGVNGAIFDDAGLAAIMAVGDSQEVRAAKFRQLVRQTCETGPECLQVNYYGTKKVTEALLPLLQLSDSPRIVNVSSSQGKLQNISVTWAKDVLSDTDGLTEERVDEAVNKYLKEFKEGLIETKGGPAYCMSKAVLNAYTRILSKKFPKFRINCVCPGYVKSDFNLNTGKFTIEEGAAGPVKLALLPDDGPSGLFFFQKEVTSFD; encoded by the exons ATGACAGGCACCAACACAAACTCTGCATCAAAGAG ATTGGCAGTTGTTACAGGGGCCAATAAAGGGATTGGATTGGAGATATGTCGCCAGTTAGCCTCCAACGGTGTAGCAGTGGTTTTGACAGCCAGAGATGAGAACAGGGGTGTTGAAGCTGTTGAGAAGCTCAAAGGGTCTGGACTATCTGATGTGGTTTTTCATCAACTGGAAGTGACGGACCCTGCTAGTATTGCTTCCCTTGCTCTCTTCATCAAAACCCAGTTTGGAAAGCTTGATATCTTG GTGAACAATGCAGGTGTCAATGGAGCCATATTTGATGATGCTGGTCTCGCAGCAATAATGGCAGTGGGTGATTCT CAAGAAGTTAGGGCAGCTAAATTTAGGCAACTGGTAAGGCAAACTTGTGAGACGGGCCCGGAATGTCTACAAGTGAACTACTATGGCACCAAAAAAGTGACTGAagcacttcttcctctccttcagtTATCGGATTCGCCAAGAATTGTGaatgtttcttcttctcaagGGAAGCTACAG AACATCTCAGTCACCTGGGCTAAGGATGTGCTAAGTGATACTGATGGCCTCACAGAAGAGAGAGTGGATGAAGCAGTGAACAAGTATCTTAAGGAATTCAAGGAGGGTTTAATAGAAACTAAAGGCGGGCCTGCATATTGCATGTCCAAAGCAGTTTTGAATGCCTACACAAGGATTCTATCAAAAAAGTTTCCCAAATTCCGGATAAATTGCGTCTGCCCAGGTTATGTCAAATCTGATTTTAACCTCAACACAGGGAAATTTACTATTGAAGAAGGTGCAGCAGGTCCTGTTAAGTTGGCTTTGCTGCCTGATGATGGCCCTTCTGGGCTATTCTTTTTCCAGAAGGAAGTGACTTCCTTTGATTGA